In Sphaeramia orbicularis chromosome 10, fSphaOr1.1, whole genome shotgun sequence, the following proteins share a genomic window:
- the LOC115427035 gene encoding N-acetyllactosaminide beta-1,3-N-acetylglucosaminyltransferase 2 encodes MARCFCRWRSVVICICTPCICMFLFFMYVGILVTMKMQPDTSGTPSVIVSKPLPRHFVASGLTRSNSSAPLPVTFWDIDKKQDALWNLLQFKVDSHFNPILNPYITKQRHASDISESVLMQSFLEVSDPENVMHNVSKLPQQLQDFVRYMNKREYPVIIEPNGVCGAGAKHEKEPPLLLMAIKSTELNFKNRQAIRQTWGQAGWVAGQNRVRDDGGEGKRGAYVRRVFLLAKESIDELGVDVSQLLLLESQRYGDILQWDFKETFFNLTLKDVLFWDWFNHHCKQIQFIFKGDDDVFVNSPVMINYLLDQLRKPQKHAAIMDFMVGEVIGAAKPNNINTSKYFIPKTFYKGLYPIYAGGGGVVYSGILARRLHNISKRVHLFPIDDVYVGMCMIRLNAAPIHHPAFLTFDFPKKEEKEQCAYHKILLVHKRSPAELVHLWTERKRTEAQCWNVTLRVDKKQKTKTLIK; translated from the coding sequence ATGGCGCGGTGCTTCTGTCGCTGGCGTAGTGTTGTCATCTGTATTTGCACCCCATGCATCTGTATGTTCCTATTCTTCATGTATGTTGGAATACTTGTGACAATGAAGATGCAACCCGACACTTCAGGAACTCCAAGTGTTATTGTGTCCAAGCCACTACCTCGTCACTTTGTGGCCTCAGGACTTACCCGCAGTAACAGTTCAGCACCATTGCCTGTAACCTTCTGGGATATTGACAAGAAACAGGATGCACTTTGGAACCTGCTTCAGTTCAAAGTTGATTCCCATTTCAACCCCATTCTGAATCCCTACATCACCAAGCAGAGACATGCTAGTGACATCTCTGAGTCTGTGCTCATGCAAAGTTTCTTAGAGGTTAGTGACCCAGAGAATGTGATGCACAACGTTAGCAAATTACCACAGCAGTTGCAAGACTTTGTGAGGTACATGAACAAGAGGGAATACCCAGTGATCATTGAACCCAATGGAGTGTGTGGCGCGGGGGCAAAGCATGAGAAGGAGCCCCCTCTGTTACTCATGGCTATCAAGTCAACAGAGCTGAACTTTAAGAACCGACAGGCCATTCGGCAGACGTGGGGCCAGGCAGGATGGGTGGCAGGGCAGAACAGGGTCAGGGATGATGGAGGTGAAGGAAAACGTGGAGCGTACGTCCGGAGGGTGTTTCTGCTCGCCAAAGAAAGCATTGATGAGCTCGGCGTGGACGTATCTCAGTTACTACTTTTGGAGAGTCAGCGTTATGGAGACATTCTGCAGTGGGACTTCAAGGAAACATTCTTCAACCTCACACTGAAGGATGTGCTCTTCTGGGACTGGTTCAACCACCACTGCAAACAAATTCAGTTCATCTTCAAGGGGGACGACGACGTCTTTGTCAACTCACCTGTAATGATAAACTACCTCCTGGACCAGCTGAGGAAGCCACAAAAACATGCGGCAATAATGGACTTCATGGTCGGGGAGGTCATAGGAGCAGCCAAACCCAACAATATCAACACGTCTAAGTACTTTATCCCAAAAACATTCTACAAAGGCCTCTATCCTATATACgcaggtggtggtggggtggtgtACTCAGGTATTCTGGCCAGACGCCTACATAATATTTCTAAAAGGGTTCACCTGTTCCCAATTGATGATGTGTATGTGGGGATGTGCATGATTCGACTCAACGCCGCCCCCATCCATCACCCAGCATTCCTAACCTTTGACTTCCCAAAAAAGGAAGAGAAGGAACAATGCGCTTACCACAAAATCTTATTGGTCCACAAGCGAAGCCCTGCTGAACTGGTCCATCTGTGGACAGAGAGGAAAAGGACTGAAGCACAGTGTTGGAACGTCACCCTACGagtggataaaaaacaaaaaacaaagacactgataaaataa